In Humulus lupulus chromosome 7, drHumLupu1.1, whole genome shotgun sequence, the following are encoded in one genomic region:
- the LOC133792103 gene encoding uncharacterized protein LOC133792103, which produces MTGIPCSHAVAAIWKRRQDPDLYVSKWYTKEYYMKAYSVQVFPIRNQDEWPISGKLGMVGQINKKQPGRPKKSRTLQLDEVATRKKLKRRYISIRCSGCGAKGHNFRTWSRNKKKLQKRTRYKELAQRRSTRPAEGGA; this is translated from the exons ATGACTGGCATTCCTTGTAGTCACGCAGTGGCTGCGATTTGGAAAAGAAGGCAAGATCCAGATCTCTATGTCAGCAAATGGTATACCAAAGAGTACTACATGAAGGCTTACTCAGTGCAGGTTTTTCCAATTAGGAATCAAGATGAGTGGCCTATAAGTGGAAAGCTTGGAATGGTTGGCCAAATTAACAAAAAACAACCTGGTAGGCCAAAGAAGAGCAGGACTTTGCAACTTGATGAAGTAGCTACCAGAAAGAAGTTGAAAAGAAGATACATTAGCATTAGATGTTCTGGTTGTGGTGCAAAGGGACACAACTTCAGAACATGgtcaagaaacaaaaaaaaattg CAGAAAAGGACAAGGTATAAGGAACTGGCGCAAAGAAGGAGTACCAGACCTGCAGAAGGAGGAGCCTAA
- the LOC133792102 gene encoding uncharacterized protein LOC133792102, whose amino-acid sequence MPKLPEFNTAIDMAKPKFNLGLSFPSGAVFKKAVREYSIQNRKDIFFKKNGPHRVRAQCKGVNYPWYLEEFKINEKLGVSSFVHKVNKDHVLDITRDKAYKARLLATKAIEGSYEEQYDALWDYVEEIKNTNRGSIVEFLTEPSENGKPRFKRMYLCFAGLREGFNGGCRPMIGLDGAHIKGVHPGQLLIGIDGNNQMYPVDIAVVEIENKDSWSWFPNLLRVDLIIENSNHWTFITDKQKGLEQALKGMWDEGIPEAEHRHCARHLEKNFIKVFMDKILKDLLWKATREVTVRRFEVVMKEIRMVNEATYEWLMAIGLKH is encoded by the exons ATGCCAAAGTTGCCTGAGTTTAACACTGCAATTGACATGGCCAAACCCAAATTCAACTTAGGATTATCCTTTCCGTCTGGTGCAGTGTTTAAGAAAGCAGTAAGAGAGTATTCAATACAAAACAGGAAGGATATATTCTTTAAGAAGAATGGCCCGCACAGGGTTAGAGCACAATGTAAGGGTGTAAACTATCCTTGG TATTTAGAGGAGTTCAAGATCAATGAGAAGTTGGGTGTTTCCTCTTTCGTGCACAAAGTTAACAAAGACCATGTGCTAGACATAACAAGGGACAAGGCATACAAAGCTCGACTTTTAGCAACAAAAGCCATTGAAGGAAGCTATGAAGAGCAGTATGATGCTCTTTGGGACTATGTCGAGGAGATTAAAAACACCAATAGGGGTTCTATTGTGGAATTTTTGACAGAACCAAGTGAGAATGGAAAACCAAGGTTCAAGAGGATGTATTTATGCTTTGCTGGGTTGAGGGAAGGTTTCAATGGAGGATGTAGACCAATGATTGGTTTAGATGGAGCTCACATTAAAGGGGTTCATCCTGGGCAACTTTTGATTGGAATAGATGGAAACAACCAGATGTATCCTGTTGACATTGCCGTGGTTGAAATAGAGAACAAGGACTCATGGAGTTGGTTTCCCAATCTACTTAGAGTTGACTTGATAATTGAGAACTCTAATCACTGGACCTTCATAACAGACAAGCAAAAAGGATTGGAGCAAGCTTTGAAGGGAATGTGGGATGAAGGGATACCTGAGGCCGAGCATCGACATTGTGCTCGACACTTGGAGAAGAACTTCATTAAGGTGTTCATGGATAAAATCCTTAAAGACTTATTATGGAAGGCTACTAGAGAAGTGACTGTTAGAAGGTTTGAAGTTGTGATGAAGGAGATTAGAATGGTCAATGAAGCAACTTATGAGTGGTTAATGGCTATAGGACTAAAACACTGA